GCTTCGTGAGACCCGCACCTGCCGTGACAACCTGGCAAGGCAGCTCCAGGCTACAGGCAACAAGCTGTTGAATGCTAAGGCCAGTCTCCAGCACCTGCAGCTGCTCAGCCAGGATCACAGTCTGCTGGAGAGGGAGGAACTTACTCTCAGGTTGGCCAAGGCCACTGCCGAGCTGGAGGAGAAGGACAAGAGGATACTGGTATGAAGGAGCCAAGGGGGAAGTCTGATACTGTTCAAGTGTGTGCAAGTCCAGTGTTTCTCTTAGCAGCATCCACAGTCACAGCCTAAAAATGTAGATTATATTATTAGCTAGAGGTATGAATAGGAAATGGATTTATTGTGATTTTacttctttatctctttctttatctctaGGCCTTAGAAAGAAATCTTGAGTTGTGCAAAGCTTCATTCAATCGCCAAATAACCATTGAACATAGAAAGATCAGCAAGGCAAGAAAGATTTCCTGCTATCTGCAAGAGCAGATATATCAATTAACCAAGGAAATCCAAGTAAGTTGAAAACAGCTGTTATCTAGTCATTGCTGTGTGTAGCAgccaaaaatgtaataactatCGTTAACGTAATAACTGCCAATAACATAATAATTTTTCCATTCTTACAGTAATAAAAGTCAATAATGGAATAACTTACCCATAatgtaataacatttttaaaccaATAACgtaacaacttttttcacataatgACTTCACAAATAACTTATTACATTATTTGCTGGTTATTACATTGTTAGCTGGGTTTTATTAcctaaaaatgtaataactggAGCCGATAATGCAAATAATATACTTATATCACTTTATTGAAGCTTTAGTTATTGGTTAAAAGTGTGAGACTTCCAtgacacttacacacacacacacacacacacctactctcTCTCTAGGAATTATGACTAGCCTATTTATCTGTTTGTGGTACTTGATGGTTAGACTTATCTTCAGCCCTGCCTTCTACTCCTTAACCATTTGAGTACCAAATGAAGTGCGAGCACATGTTTGCAAACACAGACAATCACTCTTGTCATATAATATGAAATCTAAACCTCTTTGAAGATGCTTTGTCGAATACCAAAAGACTATTTCTTTTCATCAAATATGTTATCTttaattaaacatgtttaaatcactttttcaaGCAAACTGTTTCAACCACACTATTACAGCTATTCAGCACTCGTTCTCTATGTGTATATATCAAATCTGACTCCTGAAAAgttacatgaaaatgtattaccATCAGAATCCTTGCCCTATTTATATCACTGGCTATTTGAATACGGCCATGACAAGCTCGACAAAGAGTCTAAAACTGAAGCAAATGATATCTCTAGTTCATTCTTGAAGACATATTTTCTTCAACAGTCCCCCTAATTGACCACTAGATGGCTGTTGATTGCCAAGTTATCCAGTCATGTGACTCTGATATTAGgctttcttcttttgtctgcAAACTCCTGTCTTCCTTATCACACATGTTGAAAGGTAATtagtgatttaatttaatttagctAATACAGTTTATTGAGGTGAGATTCATGAACATAGATTagcatttattatatatttagtgCAAGAGGATAAACAAATTTGTGTGATCATTCTAATTAACCCTCAGAGTCCTGCGGGGGCGCCTGCCCTGTATTtaccaaattaaattaaatcagtaATTATCTTACCTGTCTGGTCTTGATATCAAACTATGTACACACCTTTTATTCTTCCCCACACAGGATAGAGAGCGAGAGCTGGAAACACACAACATTTACTCCCACAGATTCCTAAAAGGATCTAACCAAAAAGGTATACAAACATAAACTAGTCCGACTCAGTCTGACAATATCTAATTTGTTGTCGCTTGTCGTGGATGTTGTCTGAAACTCATTTTTGATTTACAGGCAGAGAAAGCAAGATGGTTCAAACAGATGGATTAGTCCTTAATTCCACTGAGGCTGCCAGTCTTTTGGAGTTACAGTATTGTGAGACTGAACAGAGGCTGGAAGAGCAGGAGAGCTCCGTGAACTGGGTACATGATTCAAATCATCTGAACATGTCAATGTAGGGCCACAGTTGTATTTTCAAGATACCTGCATACTGTTATTTTAACCCATTTGTTGATTTATGCTCTATTCCTTACTTCAACACACCTTTATTTTTACACTATGATTTTATATCATCCTTATTTTCTTTCAGCTCTCATTGATTGCTAACAAAGCCTGTGtattaatttcagtgttgttgCAATAACTGTCCTGCGCAGGAGTCTTTTGCTACCGAATATCCGGAAACAGAGGTTTCCATAAATGTCACATCAGAAAAAGAAACTGGAAGACCTGGAACTGGAGGACTGGATCACCTGGAAGAAACTGAGACTGAGAGATGTGCAGGTGAGCGCTTAATTAATGccccatatacagtataataatattcACCAACAACTCGTTccagaaaacacaaaggaaCAAACTTAAACCTGTGTTCTTAATAATGGAGCCTAATATTACCAAAACATTTGTTACCAGACACTGTTGAGCAGAATGGTTGTTCAGGAGAAAACCCAGAGCTTCAAATTGAGAGAGACAgtactgaagaagaagaggcagTAGATGCCCCACAGGAGTTAGAAGAAGAGCACACAGAGGAACATGAAGGACAGGTGTCCACCATTTTGGAGGAATCTCTGAACACAACTGAACCTAAGTGCAAAGGATACAAGCTACCCAAAACCAAACGCATCTACTCCTTCAAACAAACTATTGAGAACCTGCACAGCGGAAGACCTGCCTATAGTAGTGTGGACACGACACAGGACAGGATGAGGGTGGATGGTCGAGACCCTCAACAGTGGGATTTGTAAACCTACCAGCTGGGAAATGCAGGAAAGATGGAGTAAGCAGTGATTAACAAGACAGAGTAGGTTGATGTGTATTCACTGAACTGTAGAATGGACAGTCTTTCAGTAAGAAGAGGAAATTTTGACTTTAGTGGCAGCGGACTGGGATTTTCTCATACTGAAGTATTTCTCAGAGTAAACAATCTTATCTAAGagctacacacaacacattgtggttatctgttttgttttgttttttttaaatctacttCAGTTTTACGTCAAGAAAACCACctgacttgtgtttgtgtttgctggACAATTCCCAATTTGCAAAGTTTCAATAAATAGAggcttttcttttgttgtcatttattaaAAAGGCATTTCAACATTTCCAGATCATTCTGTTTCAAAATAATACACAGTCAATACACACAATTAACTTAAGATTAACTTAAGACAAAACtaccaaaacataaaacaacaaaattcaaCATCACCAAAGATGTTACGATGTTACAATACTAAACAGCTAATGCCAAAAATGCACTGCATTTTTTCATGCTGACCTGAGCAgctgacacaaaaaaaatagGACAACACTAGCATTTATCAACAAACTGTTCAGCAATAACATAGAAAACCACTGTATTTAACTTTTGTAATCAAAGCTGGGCTTTTTAGCTAACGGCATGGAGACCCAGTGTAACTACTTTGTTGCAAACCACCAACCAGCATGTGATTCCCACTCCACCTGAAAGGACAAGAGAGCTCTGTCAGTGACAAACAGCCCGAGCTTGATGGCAGTTTTCAGAGAGGGTAAGCATGACATACTGTAATTCATATGAACACCAACATTGTGTTTAAATCAGTATTAATCAGACGATATTTTGCCTCATCCAACTTATATTCCAACACAAAAAAGCTATGTTCTATGTGTATTATATTGCTCTATATGGAGGTGCCCTGCATGTTTATCATTTCATAGTCTACAAaataccaaaaacaaaagagattGATTACCTGCCACTCCTGTTGGGAAGGCCACAAGCCGCTCCACAGGGGCGATCCATCTATTAGGGACCACTGTCACTGGGTCAGAGTAATACTTCCATATCAAGGAGATCATCACGGCAGCCTGAgcaataaaggaaagaaatgtgTACAATTCAGTTATAACAAGTACTATCACGTATGTATATGTCTACTCGTCCCCAGATTTGACACTTTTGTGTAATTAAATAGATTTGGagaacaaaaaatgaatatatattacgtttttttgtattttattagcCTATCATGATATTAGCAATGTTAACTCCTTCATTTCTAGTTCtaaaaatctcaaaataaaGGACTTATCAGCAGGTTTTGTATCCAACACATGGCCCATGCTTACATTTAGATTACAgaacaagtacaagtacaatcTGAACTAAATGCACTTGTGCTTCTTCGTATAATTTCCACCTACCTGCAGTATATAAAAGACGATGTTCACAACCCATTTCATTTTGGCTTGTTGTGCAGTTCTTGATTTCACTGCAAGATGGAGGAAATACATAACCGTTAGacttaaaacactttttgtgGTGATCCAGCCTTCTTTAATACTTCCCCAGTTCCTGTTACCCTGATAATCTgattaaactgacattttgtttcactttattATCTGATTCACTGGAAAAATCTGTTGTACATTCCCAATTAATTTGTTCCATCCAGTCATATGGTAACAtggcaagaaacacagcagtgaATTCTCTGTAAGGTCTTGGGCAAGATTGAGGGGGCAGTCTCCAAAACAATAATTAATACATACCAAATATTTGATACACTGCATGAAGTAAAtcttttttgtacattttggacatttaatgaaaatacttttcattcaaacagcagacagtCCCCCTTGATGAACACAATGTTGGA
This is a stretch of genomic DNA from Thunnus albacares chromosome 6, fThuAlb1.1, whole genome shotgun sequence. It encodes these proteins:
- the LOC122983577 gene encoding lebercilin-like protein isoform X1, which codes for MCAMQQAFAHRREGDSDAVSNSTDTSCWSTPSRLCCGSNTPHYSSDFEDQTDSLTHKTSEAKTSDKCQESKPSGRTKAKKAQGDHKQKTNNTANHQLLKLPPIKPLQVSSPRSQSADLNCIRELKSQVWDLQHQLSEARTENKLLKRLQHRHMVALQHFQDSESSIAQILTKHSNEARVLQGLLRETRTCRDNLARQLQATGNKLLNAKASLQHLQLLSQDHSLLEREELTLRLAKATAELEEKDKRILALERNLELCKASFNRQITIEHRKISKARKISCYLQEQIYQLTKEIQDRERELETHNIYSHRFLKGSNQKGRESKMVQTDGLVLNSTEAASLLELQYCETEQRLEEQESSVNWCCCNNCPAQESFATEYPETEVSINVTSEKETGRPGTGGLDHLEETETERCADTVEQNGCSGENPELQIERDSTEEEEAVDAPQELEEEHTEEHEGQVSTILEESLNTTEPKCKGYKLPKTKRIYSFKQTIENLHSGRPAYSSVDTTQDRMRVDGRDPQQWDL
- the LOC122983577 gene encoding lebercilin-like protein isoform X2; protein product: MCAMQQAFAHRREGDSDAVSNSTDTSCWSTPSRLCCGSNTPHYSSDFEDQTDSLTHKTSEAKTSDKCQESKPSGRTKAKKAQGDHKQKTNNTANHQLLKLPPIKPLQVSSPRSQSADLNCIRELKSQVWDLQHQLSEARTENKLLKRLQHRHMVALQHFQDSESSIAQILTKHSNEARVLQGLLRETRTCRDNLARQLQATGNKLLNAKASLQHLQLLSQDHSLLEREELTLRLAKATAELEEKDKRILALERNLELCKASFNRQITIEHRKISKARKISCYLQEQIYQLTKEIQDRERELETHNIYSHRFLKGSNQKGRESKMVQTDGLVLNSTEAASLLELQYCETEQRLEEQESSVNWESFATEYPETEVSINVTSEKETGRPGTGGLDHLEETETERCADTVEQNGCSGENPELQIERDSTEEEEAVDAPQELEEEHTEEHEGQVSTILEESLNTTEPKCKGYKLPKTKRIYSFKQTIENLHSGRPAYSSVDTTQDRMRVDGRDPQQWDL
- the get1 gene encoding guided entry of tail-anchored proteins factor 1, whose translation is MAAGGAWFLVLGSVFLCNLMKTLLPSISSFLSKMVQKDAEQESDMRAEIQEMKKEQSSISMMDEFARYARLERKINKMTDKLKTHVKSRTAQQAKMKWVVNIVFYILQAAVMISLIWKYYSDPVTVVPNRWIAPVERLVAFPTGVAGGVGITCWLVVCNKVVTLGLHAVS